One window of Strigops habroptila isolate Jane chromosome Z, bStrHab1.2.pri, whole genome shotgun sequence genomic DNA carries:
- the IRF8 gene encoding interferon regulatory factor 8 isoform X2 produces the protein MCDRNGGRRLRQWLIEQIDSELYPGLIWENEEKTMFRIPWKHAGKQDYNQEVDASIFKAWAVFKGKFKEGDKAEPATWKTRLRCALNKSPDFEEVTDRSQLDISEPYKVYRIVPEEEQKSKAGVANGSSLNDVTEMDCNSSAIDDLIKEPPCVDEYLGIIKRSPSPPQETCRNPPIPDWWVQQPSPAMPLMNGYSSYEQHHSGYSQMVISFFYGGRLVGHITTSCSEGCRLSLSQPSSHGEKLYAPDALEHVRFPSADAIQNDRQKQITKKLFGHLERGVLLHSNKQGIFIKRLCQGRVFWSGNTMVYKDRPNKLDRDEVVKIFDTNSFFRELQQYYNNQGRFPDSRVMLCFGEEFPDAVPLRCKLILVQVEQLCVRQVVEEAGKTCSSSPMLPIADETQHDQVYRIFQDICATHQRPLFRENQQIAV, from the exons ATGTGTGACCGCAATGGCGGCCGGCGGCTCCGGCAGTGGCTCATTGAGCAGATCGACAGTGAGCTCTACCCCGGGCTCATCTGGGAGAATGAGGAGAAAACCATGTTCCGCATCCCATGGAAAcatgctgggaagcaggacTACAACCAGGAGGTGGATGCTTCTATTTTCAAG gCCTGGGCTGTTTTCAAAGGCAAGTTCAAAGAAGGTGACAAAGCGGAACCGGCCACATGGAAGACGCGGCTGCGCTGCGCTTTGAACAAGAGCCCTGACTTTGAGGAGGTGACAGATAGGTCCCAGCTTGACATCTCTGAGCCCTACAAGGTCTATAGGATCGTGCCAGAGGAGGAACAGAAGA gcaaagcagGCGTTGCCAATGGGAGCAGCCTGAATGATGTCACGGAGATGGATTGCAATTCCTCTGCAATTGATGACCTCATTAAAGAG CCTCCCTGTGTAGATGAATACCTGGGGATCATCAAGAGAAGCCCATCACCACCCCAGGAGACCTGCAGAAACCCCCCAATACCTGACTGGTGggtgcagcagcccagccctg CAATGCCATTGATGAATGGATACTCCAGCTATGAGCAGCATCATTCAG GTTATTCCCAGATGGTGATCAGCTTCTTCTACGGTGGGAGGCTGGTGGGGCACATCACCACGTCGTGCAGCGAGGGCTGCCGGCTCTCGCTCAGCCAGCCCTCCAGCCATGGTGAGAAGCTCTATGCCCCGGATGCCCTGGAGCACGTGCGGTTCCCTTCTGCTGATGCCATCCAGAATGACCGCCAGAAGCAGATCACCAAGAAGCTCTTTGGGCACTTGGAGAGGGGTGTCCTACTGCACAGCAACAAGCAGGGCATCTTCATCAAGaggctgtgccagggaagggtCTTCTGGAGCGGGAACACCATGGTCTACAAGGACAGGCCCAACAAGCTGGACCGGGATGAAGTGGTGAAGATATTTGATACCAACTCATTCTTCAGAG agctgcagcagtatTACAACAACCAGGGCCGCTTCCCGGACAGCAGAGTCATGCTGTGCTTCGGAGAGGAGTTCCCAGATGCAGTGCCGCTGAGGTGTAAGCTCATCCTTGTCCAG GTGGAGCAGCTGTGTGTCAGGCAGGTGGTGGAGGAGGCTGGGAagacctgcagcagcagccccatgcTCCCCATAGCTGATGAGACGCAGCATGACCAAGTGTACAGGATCTTCCAGGACATCTGTGCGACACACCAGCGGCCGCTCTTCAGAGAAAACCAGCAGATTGCTGTCTGA
- the LOC115600985 gene encoding dual specificity protein phosphatase 22-A-like: MGSGMSKVVTGLYLGNIRDSEDHESLRRNGVTHILSIHNSAKPVLEDMTYLCISASDSSSQNLLQHFKECIQFIHECRLGGGGCLVHCLAGVSRSTTVLVAYLMTVTELGWERCLAATRAVRSYVSPNFGFQQQLQEYEVTLLQEYRTWIRHSYGRNPFKDQEELQSLLAQQEERQKEQQLGSRDCSWLHSPAPTYPLPYHAGGTSRSRWMNR; encoded by the exons ATGGGGAGTGGAATGAGCAAG GTAGTCACAGGCCTTTACCTTGGGAACATCCGCG ACTCTGAGGACCATGAGAGCCTGCGGAGGAACGGGGTGACACACATCCTCTCCATCCACAACAGCGCCAAGCCGGTGCTGGAG GACATGACCTATCTCTGTATCTCAGCCTCAGATTCTTCCAGCCAAAACCT GCTGCAGCATTTTAAGGAGTGCATCCAGTTCATCCATGAATGCCGGCTTGGCGGCGGAGGCTGCCTCGTCCATTG CCTGGCCGGGGTGTCCCGCAGCACCACTGTCCTGGTGGCTTATCTCATGACGGTGACCGAGCTGGGCTGGGAGCGCTGCCTCGCCGCCACCAGGGCCGTGAGGTCCTATGTGAGCCCCAACTTCggcttccagcagcagctgcaggagtaCGAGGTGACCTTGCTGCAGGAG TACCGCACTTGGATCCGCCACAGCTATGGCAGGAACCCATTCAAGgaccaggaggagctgcagagcttgctggcccagcaggaggagaggcagaaggagcagcagctggggagcagggattGCTCCTGGCTCCACTCACCAGCTCCCACCTACCCGCTCCCCTACCATGCAGGTGGcaccagcagaagcagatggATGAACAGATAA
- the IRF8 gene encoding interferon regulatory factor 8 isoform X3, with protein MPLMNGYSSYEQHHSGYSQMVISFFYGGRLVGHITTSCSEGCRLSLSQPSSHGEKLYAPDALEHVRFPSADAIQNDRQKQITKKLFGHLERGVLLHSNKQGIFIKRLCQGRVFWSGNTMVYKDRPNKLDRDEVVKIFDTNSFFRELQQYYNNQGRFPDSRVMLCFGEEFPDAVPLRCKLILVQVEQLCVRQVVEEAGKTCSSSPMLPIADETQHDQVYRIFQDICATHQRPLFRENQQIAV; from the exons ATGCCATTGATGAATGGATACTCCAGCTATGAGCAGCATCATTCAG GTTATTCCCAGATGGTGATCAGCTTCTTCTACGGTGGGAGGCTGGTGGGGCACATCACCACGTCGTGCAGCGAGGGCTGCCGGCTCTCGCTCAGCCAGCCCTCCAGCCATGGTGAGAAGCTCTATGCCCCGGATGCCCTGGAGCACGTGCGGTTCCCTTCTGCTGATGCCATCCAGAATGACCGCCAGAAGCAGATCACCAAGAAGCTCTTTGGGCACTTGGAGAGGGGTGTCCTACTGCACAGCAACAAGCAGGGCATCTTCATCAAGaggctgtgccagggaagggtCTTCTGGAGCGGGAACACCATGGTCTACAAGGACAGGCCCAACAAGCTGGACCGGGATGAAGTGGTGAAGATATTTGATACCAACTCATTCTTCAGAG agctgcagcagtatTACAACAACCAGGGCCGCTTCCCGGACAGCAGAGTCATGCTGTGCTTCGGAGAGGAGTTCCCAGATGCAGTGCCGCTGAGGTGTAAGCTCATCCTTGTCCAG GTGGAGCAGCTGTGTGTCAGGCAGGTGGTGGAGGAGGCTGGGAagacctgcagcagcagccccatgcTCCCCATAGCTGATGAGACGCAGCATGACCAAGTGTACAGGATCTTCCAGGACATCTGTGCGACACACCAGCGGCCGCTCTTCAGAGAAAACCAGCAGATTGCTGTCTGA
- the IRF8 gene encoding interferon regulatory factor 8 isoform X1, translating into MVLGELMGLGSLIPCRMCDRNGGRRLRQWLIEQIDSELYPGLIWENEEKTMFRIPWKHAGKQDYNQEVDASIFKAWAVFKGKFKEGDKAEPATWKTRLRCALNKSPDFEEVTDRSQLDISEPYKVYRIVPEEEQKSKAGVANGSSLNDVTEMDCNSSAIDDLIKEPPCVDEYLGIIKRSPSPPQETCRNPPIPDWWVQQPSPAMPLMNGYSSYEQHHSGYSQMVISFFYGGRLVGHITTSCSEGCRLSLSQPSSHGEKLYAPDALEHVRFPSADAIQNDRQKQITKKLFGHLERGVLLHSNKQGIFIKRLCQGRVFWSGNTMVYKDRPNKLDRDEVVKIFDTNSFFRELQQYYNNQGRFPDSRVMLCFGEEFPDAVPLRCKLILVQVEQLCVRQVVEEAGKTCSSSPMLPIADETQHDQVYRIFQDICATHQRPLFRENQQIAV; encoded by the exons ATGGTACTGGGGGAGCTAATGGGGCTTGGATCTCTCATTCCATGCAGGATGTGTGACCGCAATGGCGGCCGGCGGCTCCGGCAGTGGCTCATTGAGCAGATCGACAGTGAGCTCTACCCCGGGCTCATCTGGGAGAATGAGGAGAAAACCATGTTCCGCATCCCATGGAAAcatgctgggaagcaggacTACAACCAGGAGGTGGATGCTTCTATTTTCAAG gCCTGGGCTGTTTTCAAAGGCAAGTTCAAAGAAGGTGACAAAGCGGAACCGGCCACATGGAAGACGCGGCTGCGCTGCGCTTTGAACAAGAGCCCTGACTTTGAGGAGGTGACAGATAGGTCCCAGCTTGACATCTCTGAGCCCTACAAGGTCTATAGGATCGTGCCAGAGGAGGAACAGAAGA gcaaagcagGCGTTGCCAATGGGAGCAGCCTGAATGATGTCACGGAGATGGATTGCAATTCCTCTGCAATTGATGACCTCATTAAAGAG CCTCCCTGTGTAGATGAATACCTGGGGATCATCAAGAGAAGCCCATCACCACCCCAGGAGACCTGCAGAAACCCCCCAATACCTGACTGGTGggtgcagcagcccagccctg CAATGCCATTGATGAATGGATACTCCAGCTATGAGCAGCATCATTCAG GTTATTCCCAGATGGTGATCAGCTTCTTCTACGGTGGGAGGCTGGTGGGGCACATCACCACGTCGTGCAGCGAGGGCTGCCGGCTCTCGCTCAGCCAGCCCTCCAGCCATGGTGAGAAGCTCTATGCCCCGGATGCCCTGGAGCACGTGCGGTTCCCTTCTGCTGATGCCATCCAGAATGACCGCCAGAAGCAGATCACCAAGAAGCTCTTTGGGCACTTGGAGAGGGGTGTCCTACTGCACAGCAACAAGCAGGGCATCTTCATCAAGaggctgtgccagggaagggtCTTCTGGAGCGGGAACACCATGGTCTACAAGGACAGGCCCAACAAGCTGGACCGGGATGAAGTGGTGAAGATATTTGATACCAACTCATTCTTCAGAG agctgcagcagtatTACAACAACCAGGGCCGCTTCCCGGACAGCAGAGTCATGCTGTGCTTCGGAGAGGAGTTCCCAGATGCAGTGCCGCTGAGGTGTAAGCTCATCCTTGTCCAG GTGGAGCAGCTGTGTGTCAGGCAGGTGGTGGAGGAGGCTGGGAagacctgcagcagcagccccatgcTCCCCATAGCTGATGAGACGCAGCATGACCAAGTGTACAGGATCTTCCAGGACATCTGTGCGACACACCAGCGGCCGCTCTTCAGAGAAAACCAGCAGATTGCTGTCTGA
- the LOC115600982 gene encoding cytochrome c oxidase subunit 4 isoform 1, mitochondrial, producing MLASRAFSLVGKRAISTSICLRAHGHAGVVKADDFSLPAYVDRRDIPLPEVAFVRDLSAQQKALKEKEKASWTALSADEKVELYRIKFNETYAEMNKGTNEWKTVLGGVLFFLGLTGLILIWQKHFMYGPIPHTFSDEWLSAQTKRMLDMRINPVEGISSQWDFEKNEWKK from the exons ATGTTGGCTTCCAGGGCATTCAGCCTCGTTGGGAAGAGAGCCATTTCCACCTCCATCTGCTTGAGAGCGCATGGACATG CTGGCGTTGTCAAAGCGGATGATTTCAGCCTCCCAGCCTATGTTGACCGCCGTGATATTCCGCTGCCCGAAGTGGCCTTTGTGAGGGATctctctgctcagcagaaggcgctgaaagagaaggaaaaggcatcTTGGACTGCTCTGTCTGCTGATGAGAAGGTTGAAC TGTATCGTATCAAATTTAACGAGACCTATGCAGAAATGAATAAAGGAACAAACGAATGGAAGACTGTCCTCGGTGGAGTGCTGTTCTTTCTCGGTTTAACTGGTTTGATCCTCATTTGGCAGAAGCACTTCA TGTACGGCCCTATTCCGCATACCTTCTCCGATGAGTGGCTGTCGGCGCAGACGAAGAGGATGCTGGACATGCGGATTAATCCCGTGGAAGGCATCTCTTCCCAGTGGGATTTTGAGAAGAACGaatggaagaaataa